The nucleotide window GGAATGGTGTATCTTCCCGAATCAAATTGGGTCAAACCATATTTTTTAATCAATTCGTATCGGTCGTCTTTTTTTACAGTATCAACAGGATATGATTGGATTACCTCAAGCGCGCCAATGGTTCTTAGTTTTGGGAAAACAACTTTGGATAAGGTATCAACAGACGTTTTTAAAGTCAGTTTGAACTCGGCTCCAATTTTATTCTTTGTAGTATCAATGCTGGTAACTACTTTTTGCTGTGCAAAAACAGCAGTAGTAAACAGTAGGTATATCAGTATTTTTCTTAACATTAATTACGGGGAATTTTTATTTTTGATTTTAGATTTCGGATTAACGATTTTAGATTTTAGATTTTAGATTTTACTTCGAACGAAAATTGTTTTTTAATCCAAAAAGTACATTATTTCAAATTTGTTTTTGCTGTTTTTATACTTGTCACGAAAATAGAAATCAACTCATTTACTTCTGTTTTTGCCATCATTAAATTATTTAAATCAGATGTTAAACTTGATTTTTCAACTATTCTTAGACACACGAAAGTTTCTCTTAATTCTTTTAAACAAATACCCATTTTATGAATAAAGTCTTTTGTGCTTTCTGCGCTCTGAGCCTCACCATAATTTAATGCAGGCGAAGTTCCAGATCGAATGATTTGCCCTCCTAAATGATTGCCAGCGTAGTTTCCTTTAAACATACTTGCCACGATTATTATATTAGCTGCAAAATCTATTAATCTGTTTTCAAGCTCTTGTTTATTCATTTAATATCATTTATCAAAATTCATTTTCTGAAGTTAATCCCAAAATATCTGAAATCAAAAATCAAACCTTTTTATAAGTTCCAACAAATCTGAAATCAAAAATCGTTAATCTGAAATCACAAATCATTATCTCGATTTAAAATAGCCTAACAATTTGGTCACATAACTTTCATCCACTCTTGTATTCACAACTCCTGCGCCCGATTTACTGAAAGTTTCCTTGAAATATTGAACATTATCATGGTAGAATTTTTCATAATTCATTCGAACCGATTTGGAGCCCGTATTAATCAATCGGGTTTCTCCGGTTTCGGCATCAAGCATCGGCACCATCCCTAAGTTTGGCATTTTTTGCTCTCTAATATCATAGACACGAATACCTGTAATGTCATGTTTCTTCGAAGCTATTTTCAATGTATGTTCGTAATCTCCCGACATGAAATCGGAAATAACAAACACAATGGCTTTCTTTTTTTGTGTTCCCGACAAAAATTTCAAGGCTTGTGCGATATCTGTTTTGTAACTTTTGGGTTCAAATTCTATCAATTCCCGTATGATACGCAACACGTGCGACCTTCCTTTTTTTGGCGGAATATACAATTCTATTTGGTCCGAAAACAAAATCAATCCAATTTTATCATTGTTTTGAGTAGCCGAAAAAGACATTGTCGCAGCTATTTCGGTGACAATTTCTCTCTTAAACTGATTCTTGGAACCAAAACTTTCTGAACCCGAAATATCAACCATCAACATCATGGTTAATTCTCTTTCTTCCTCAAAAACTTTGACATGCGCTTCGTTGTAACGTGCGGTTACATTCCAATCGATAGCACGAATATCATCACCAAACTGATACTGACGCACCTCACTAAAAGTCATTCCACGCCCTTTGAACGAAGTATGGTATTCTCCCGAAAAGATATGATCGCTCAGCCTTCGGGTTTTGATTTCTATTTTGCGTACTTTTTTTAAAAGCTCTTTTGTATCCATTTTTAATTTGTTTAAAGTTTAAAAGTTTAAGGTTTCAAGTCCGTTTTAAACAACTTGAAACTTTAAACATTAAACAAATTTTTAAGGTACTTCGATTTCGTTTATGATTTTATTGATAATGTCAACAGATGTAATATTTTCGGCTTCGGCTTCATAAGTAACACCGATTCTATGACGTAAAATATCATGAACTACGGCACGTACATCTTCAGGAATTACATAACCGCGACGTT belongs to Flavobacterium gilvum and includes:
- a CDS encoding DUF58 domain-containing protein, with the translated sequence MDTKELLKKVRKIEIKTRRLSDHIFSGEYHTSFKGRGMTFSEVRQYQFGDDIRAIDWNVTARYNEAHVKVFEEERELTMMLMVDISGSESFGSKNQFKREIVTEIAATMSFSATQNNDKIGLILFSDQIELYIPPKKGRSHVLRIIRELIEFEPKSYKTDIAQALKFLSGTQKKKAIVFVISDFMSGDYEHTLKIASKKHDITGIRVYDIREQKMPNLGMVPMLDAETGETRLINTGSKSVRMNYEKFYHDNVQYFKETFSKSGAGVVNTRVDESYVTKLLGYFKSR
- a CDS encoding four helix bundle protein; this translates as MNKQELENRLIDFAANIIIVASMFKGNYAGNHLGGQIIRSGTSPALNYGEAQSAESTKDFIHKMGICLKELRETFVCLRIVEKSSLTSDLNNLMMAKTEVNELISIFVTSIKTAKTNLK